The DNA sequence CTTAGATATTAATATATCACCAAAAGCGGCCGCTGAGGAATTAGGTTTTACATTTCTTCCTTGTGTGTTAGTTGGTTTAAGTCGAGCACCTCAATATACCTTAATGAAAGATAACTATAGTTTTTGGGCAGAGGATGTGGATTGTTTAATTATTCCTGCAAATGCCTGTGGTGGAAGTGCAACCCTAAGTTTTAGCGGTTTAAATACTTTAATCATTGCCGTAAAAGAAAATAACACTGTTTTAGATGTCACCCCAGAAAAATTAGGCTTAAATGTTGTCACCGTTAACTCTTATTTAGAAGCAATTGGAGTAATGGTTGCCCATCGTGGTGGCATTAGTTTACAAGCGTTAAAACCGAAAATAAATTCTATTTTTACTTTCTAGCTTATATGGCAATCCTAATCTTAACCTCAGTTTCAAACTAGAATTTTAGGTAAAAGTCGGCAACAAGCAAAGTTAAAAAAGCAAGAGACAAGCCCCTTGTGTCTCCAGGGCTGTTTCATTCTAAAATTTTCTGGTTAAGGCAGGGAATGGGGAATAGGCACTCTTGCAATAGTTTTTAATGGTTTATGGTTATAAATTGATAATCTCAACATTTTTAACTACTTCTTAGTCCTCAAAGCTCTAAAACGCTATATTCTTTTACTGGCAATAGTTTTAGCGTTTTTGTATTTCTACTTTGAAACAGCCCTGCCCTGTGTCTCGCCTTTTAAGGGAAGAAGAGCAAAAGTGTTTAATTAACACGCTTCCCTAACACCCTAAGCCCGTATTTCTCCTCAATACCTTAATACCCTAATACCCCAACTAATGACTTCTACCTATTATTAATTATTTCTGTCTCTCTCTTCATATTTTACTAATAGGAAAACGAGGCTGAGGATTAAAAAATAAAGCCCTAACAACAGCTTTTCTCAAATCAGATGTTTCAGTTGCTTTTTCTATCCAAAGAGTTTCATAATAAAAAAATGAGATACCTAATCTATGTCTTCTTGCTTGTCTAACTTTATCTTCAATAAGAGTTATCGGTGTTGGATTGTTTCTTAATCCCGTTAGAATTGCAACTCCAGTTGGTATTTTTTTACGAGCATTTTGCACTTCAGGTAAATTTAACTCTCGAACAAAACTTTTCAAATCGGGGCGATAAACTTGAATAATTAATTCATCGACAATACCTAAATCAACCCATCTTTTCCAATCCTGTAAAAAGAGATTATAAGCAGTAGAGTAAGGATTAGGAGCAACAGAAAAAATAAAATTGCGATTTCTTTGTTTAAGAAGAGTATTTAATCTCACCATGAAATCAGTAATCTTATCAGCACGCCATTTTACCCATTCTCTATCTTGAGGATTAGCGGGAGGATTTTTTTTCGTTTCTTGTTTATAAAGATTTACAGTGTAAGGATCATAGCCGAAGTCTCTTGGTAGTGCCATGTGATCATCAAATTGAATACCATCTACTCGATAGCGAGTGCAAATTTCAAGAATTAAATCAGTGATAAATTGTTGCACTTGAGGATGAAAAGGATTTAGCCAGACAACCTGCCCTGCCGCACTATCCCCCATCTTACTACCATCTCGCCTATTGGTTAGCCATCGGGGATGCTTGGTTGCTAACTCAGAAGAGGGAGGAGTCATAAAACCAAATTCAAACCAAGGTACAACCAAAAGTCGGTTAAGATGACCTTGATAGGTAATTTCGGCAATTATATCTTGGTTATTACCTGCTTTAATGATAGGTATTCCCACTCTTTTAGCCACAGCACTATCATAAGAAACATAACCAGAATTCCAGACAACAGGGTAAATAGTATTAAAG is a window from the Cyanobacterium sp. Dongsha4 genome containing:
- a CDS encoding glycoside hydrolase family 10 protein, with the protein product MKKIVILFIISLLMVITLPQPSKIWGQTSPSEIRGVWITKNDSDIWLDTPKLESSIQELAQLNFNTIYPVVWNSGYVSYDSAVAKRVGIPIIKAGNNQDIIAEITYQGHLNRLLVVPWFEFGFMTPPSSELATKHPRWLTNRRDGSKMGDSAAGQVVWLNPFHPQVQQFITDLILEICTRYRVDGIQFDDHMALPRDFGYDPYTVNLYKQETKKNPPANPQDREWVKWRADKITDFMVRLNTLLKQRNRNFIFSVAPNPYSTAYNLFLQDWKRWVDLGIVDELIIQVYRPDLKSFVRELNLPEVQNARKKIPTGVAILTGLRNNPTPITLIEDKVRQARRHRLGISFFYYETLWIEKATETSDLRKAVVRALFFNPQPRFPISKI